Proteins encoded within one genomic window of Ammonifex degensii KC4:
- a CDS encoding flagellar biosynthetic protein FlhF, whose amino-acid sequence MRVKKYRVRDMQEALSLIRRDLGPDAVIISTRRVRGIFRFWESGLEVVAAVDDRRQPPSLESRLERELQEVKGLIYRLARLNRNGEDTSLPPQVRRWQECLTALEVEDELIGLILQRLEGAENEVTALEERIVDLVAPLYSRVEMARVFALVGPTGVGKTTTLAKLAARLSLYQHRRVVLVTIDTYRIGAVEQLRTYAEVMGVPFGVAMTPAELRAILERYPEADHFLVDTVGRPGRRWEEIAELQEFLAVLPSPRDVGLVLSLNTRYRDLVRTAEAFRELGPNLLIFTKLDETDSWGPMLNLVYRLKLPALYVTTGQSVPDDIEHLSPRRLARLLIEGGERHARPSVQA is encoded by the coding sequence ATGCGGGTTAAAAAGTACCGGGTGCGCGATATGCAGGAAGCTTTGAGCCTCATTCGGCGCGATCTGGGGCCGGACGCTGTGATCATCTCCACGCGCCGGGTGCGCGGTATCTTCCGCTTCTGGGAGAGTGGTCTCGAGGTGGTGGCGGCGGTGGATGACCGGCGGCAGCCGCCCAGCCTGGAAAGCCGGCTGGAGAGGGAACTGCAGGAGGTCAAGGGCTTAATCTACCGCTTAGCTAGGCTGAACCGCAACGGGGAGGATACCTCCCTTCCCCCTCAGGTCAGGCGCTGGCAAGAGTGCCTTACCGCCTTGGAGGTAGAGGACGAGCTCATAGGGCTCATCCTCCAGCGGCTGGAGGGAGCCGAGAACGAGGTGACGGCGCTGGAGGAGCGTATCGTGGATCTGGTGGCCCCACTTTACTCTCGGGTCGAGATGGCGCGGGTCTTCGCCCTGGTGGGCCCTACGGGGGTAGGGAAAACCACTACTTTGGCCAAGCTGGCGGCGCGCCTAAGCCTTTACCAGCACCGCCGCGTGGTCTTAGTGACCATCGACACCTACCGCATAGGAGCGGTGGAGCAATTGCGCACCTATGCGGAGGTTATGGGGGTACCCTTTGGGGTAGCCATGACCCCTGCGGAGCTGCGGGCTATCTTGGAGCGGTACCCGGAGGCGGATCACTTCCTGGTGGACACCGTGGGACGCCCTGGGCGCCGGTGGGAGGAGATCGCGGAACTCCAAGAATTCCTGGCGGTTTTGCCCTCTCCCAGGGACGTGGGGCTGGTCTTAAGTCTCAATACCCGCTACCGGGATCTGGTGCGGACGGCTGAGGCTTTCCGCGAACTCGGCCCTAACTTGCTGATCTTCACCAAGCTCGACGAGACCGACTCCTGGGGGCCGATGCTCAACCTGGTCTACCGCCTAAAATTGCCCGCCCTTTACGTCACGACAGGTCAGAGCGTTCCGGACGACATCGAACACTTGAGCCCCCGCCGGCTGGCCCGGCTCCTCATCGAGGGAGGAGAGCGGCATGCGCGACCAAGCGTACAAGCTTAA
- the flhA gene encoding flagellar biosynthesis protein FlhA: MLAGIYSALDKVFSRHGDLVVAGLVVGLVLLIIVPLPPVVLDLLLLTNLALSLVILLVTLFTVEPLQFSVFPTVLLVLTLFRLALEVAATRLILGQASAGAVIHAFGSFVVGGSYVVGFVIFLIITVVQFVVITNGANRVAEVAARFCLDSLPGKQMAIDGDFNAGLITEAEARERRRRLQREADFFGAMDGAAKFVRGDAIASLVIILINILGGFVVGMVLKGMDLTTALRTYTLLTIGEGLVTQIPALLVSTSAGVLVTRSGAEAAFGREFPRQLAAFPRILFVAAAIFILLGLVPGLPHLLLLSIGGATGALGYFLEEERKKQIKAAAPPAPPKEKRTEPENVLTYFQVEPLEIELGYGLVPLAQEEQGGDLLARVAAVRRQCAAELGIYVRPIRIRDNLQLPPNVYLFRLRGIEAARGELMPGYYLAVSPMGEAKLEGIATKEPVFGLPAWWISPADKEKAEAAGFTVVEPSAVLATHLSEFIKQNAPLLLGRQETRELLDAIKEKYPALVEELVPGLLGLGEVQKVLQGLLEERVPIKDLVSILEALADAARVSRDPDFLLEQARAALSRVITQQYARDNKLSVLTLHPRWEERLSQAKEEGKVLEPREVQRLLEKVGQAVEGALRRGIAPVILCAPGARLLLRRLIAAKFPQVAVISYREVWPQVTVEAVGTVDWNAG; this comes from the coding sequence ATGCTTGCCGGGATTTATTCGGCTCTAGACAAAGTTTTTAGCCGTCACGGAGATCTGGTTGTTGCCGGCCTGGTGGTGGGGCTGGTGCTGCTCATTATCGTCCCCCTGCCGCCGGTGGTTTTAGACCTTCTGCTCCTCACCAACCTGGCCCTGAGCCTGGTGATCCTGCTAGTCACCCTCTTCACCGTGGAGCCCCTGCAGTTTTCGGTCTTCCCCACAGTTCTGCTGGTGCTCACCCTCTTCCGGCTGGCTTTGGAGGTAGCGGCCACCCGGCTTATTCTGGGCCAGGCTTCCGCCGGGGCGGTTATCCACGCCTTCGGCAGCTTCGTGGTAGGCGGCAGCTACGTGGTGGGCTTCGTCATCTTCCTCATCATCACTGTAGTTCAGTTCGTGGTGATCACCAACGGGGCCAACCGGGTGGCGGAGGTGGCCGCTCGCTTCTGCCTGGACTCCCTGCCGGGCAAGCAAATGGCCATCGACGGGGACTTCAACGCCGGCCTCATAACCGAGGCGGAGGCCAGGGAGAGGAGGCGGCGGTTGCAGCGCGAGGCCGACTTCTTTGGGGCCATGGACGGCGCGGCCAAGTTCGTACGGGGCGACGCCATCGCCAGCCTGGTGATCATCCTCATCAACATCCTGGGGGGCTTTGTGGTGGGGATGGTGCTAAAGGGCATGGACCTCACCACCGCCCTGCGCACCTACACTCTCCTCACCATCGGCGAGGGGCTGGTCACCCAGATCCCCGCCCTCCTGGTTTCCACCTCTGCCGGCGTGCTGGTCACCCGCTCGGGGGCTGAAGCTGCCTTTGGCCGGGAGTTCCCTCGTCAGTTGGCCGCCTTTCCCCGCATTCTCTTCGTGGCGGCGGCTATCTTTATCCTCCTGGGTCTGGTGCCCGGGCTGCCGCACTTGCTGCTGCTGAGCATCGGCGGGGCCACAGGTGCCCTGGGATACTTCCTGGAGGAGGAGCGGAAGAAGCAGATTAAAGCTGCTGCTCCCCCTGCTCCCCCTAAAGAGAAGCGGACGGAACCGGAAAATGTGCTTACCTACTTCCAGGTGGAACCTTTAGAGATAGAGCTGGGTTACGGGTTGGTACCCCTGGCCCAGGAGGAGCAGGGTGGGGACCTTTTGGCCCGGGTGGCGGCGGTCAGACGGCAGTGCGCGGCGGAGTTGGGCATTTACGTGCGCCCCATCCGGATAAGGGACAACCTGCAACTCCCCCCCAACGTCTATCTCTTCCGGCTACGAGGTATCGAGGCGGCACGGGGGGAGCTCATGCCGGGCTACTACCTGGCCGTGAGCCCCATGGGGGAGGCCAAGCTGGAGGGGATTGCTACCAAGGAGCCGGTCTTCGGCCTGCCGGCCTGGTGGATAAGCCCGGCGGACAAGGAGAAGGCGGAGGCGGCGGGCTTTACTGTAGTGGAGCCTTCGGCGGTGCTGGCCACCCACCTTTCCGAGTTCATCAAGCAAAACGCCCCTCTACTTTTGGGCCGGCAGGAGACCCGCGAGCTGCTCGACGCGATAAAAGAAAAATACCCCGCTTTGGTGGAGGAGTTGGTTCCGGGCCTGCTCGGCTTGGGGGAGGTGCAGAAGGTGCTGCAAGGGCTTCTGGAAGAGCGGGTGCCGATAAAGGACCTGGTAAGTATCCTGGAGGCGCTGGCCGATGCGGCCCGGGTCAGCCGCGATCCCGATTTCTTGCTGGAGCAGGCGCGCGCGGCTTTATCCCGGGTGATAACCCAGCAGTATGCCCGGGATAACAAACTTTCGGTCTTGACCTTGCACCCGCGCTGGGAAGAGAGGCTTTCCCAGGCCAAGGAGGAGGGGAAGGTGCTCGAACCCAGGGAGGTCCAGCGGTTACTGGAGAAGGTGGGACAGGCGGTAGAAGGTGCCTTGCGCCGGGGGATTGCTCCCGTCATCCTCTGCGCCCCCGGGGCGCGCCTTCTGCTGCGGCGTCTGATAGCAGCCAAATTCCCGCAGGTGGCGGTTATCTCTTACCGGGAGGTTTGGCCGCAGGTAACGGTAGAAGCAGTGGGGACGGTGGACTGGAATGCGGGTTAA
- the flhB gene encoding flagellar biosynthesis protein FlhB: MSLFGPGQEKTEPATPRRLEEARRKGQVARSAELSGALACLALVFVCYLLKEQALLTLTRGMHHSLSFLTGDLTPASAAVALGFWGRILLELLAPFFLTALVLAIGVNLAQVGFVFSPSVLLPKLDRISITRGLGRIFSLQGLVELGKAFFKLVIVGSIAVFVIRQEIPRLFLLLETPPLAGFTLVAGILLRLGVVVGLAYLALGLLDFFYQRNRYRKELMMTKAELKEELKQTEGDPLVKGWIRRRLRQVSLNRIRQEVPKATVVVTNPLHIAVALKYEPPMNAPKVVAKGAGFLAQKIKEIARANGVPVVENPPVAQFLYRRVEVGQEIPPALYQAVAEIIALVYRLRRQARGG, encoded by the coding sequence ATGTCTCTTTTCGGGCCGGGGCAGGAGAAAACCGAACCGGCAACTCCCCGAAGGTTGGAAGAAGCGCGGCGCAAGGGGCAGGTGGCGCGCTCGGCTGAGCTTTCAGGCGCTTTAGCCTGCCTGGCGCTGGTCTTCGTCTGCTACCTCCTAAAAGAGCAGGCGCTTTTAACCCTGACCCGGGGGATGCACCATTCCCTCTCCTTCCTGACGGGGGATCTTACTCCTGCTTCAGCCGCTGTAGCTTTAGGCTTCTGGGGCAGGATTCTGCTCGAACTCCTGGCCCCCTTCTTCCTGACAGCCCTGGTGCTGGCAATAGGGGTGAACCTGGCGCAGGTGGGTTTCGTCTTCTCCCCTTCGGTCCTGCTTCCCAAGCTCGACCGGATAAGCATTACCCGGGGGCTGGGCCGGATCTTTTCTCTGCAGGGGCTGGTGGAGCTTGGCAAGGCCTTTTTCAAGCTGGTGATCGTGGGTAGCATAGCCGTATTCGTCATCCGGCAGGAGATTCCGCGCCTCTTCCTGCTCCTGGAGACACCACCTTTAGCCGGGTTTACTCTGGTGGCGGGGATTCTCCTGCGCCTGGGTGTGGTGGTGGGCCTGGCTTACCTGGCCCTGGGCCTCCTGGACTTCTTTTACCAGCGGAACCGCTACCGGAAGGAGCTCATGATGACCAAGGCCGAGCTCAAGGAGGAGCTGAAGCAGACGGAGGGAGACCCCCTGGTGAAGGGCTGGATCCGGCGCCGGCTGCGCCAGGTTTCGCTCAACCGCATCCGCCAGGAGGTCCCCAAGGCTACGGTGGTGGTGACCAACCCCCTGCACATAGCAGTGGCCCTAAAATATGAGCCCCCCATGAACGCGCCCAAGGTGGTGGCTAAAGGGGCAGGATTTCTGGCGCAAAAGATAAAGGAAATCGCCCGTGCCAATGGGGTGCCGGTGGTGGAGAACCCGCCGGTGGCGCAGTTTCTCTACCGGCGGGTGGAGGTGGGGCAGGAGATCCCGCCCGCCCTTTACCAGGCGGTGGCGGAGATCATCGCGCTGGTTTACCGCCTGCGGCGCCAAGCACGCGGAGGTTAA
- a CDS encoding flagellar biosynthetic protein FliR, with protein sequence MPEALAELYLLYLLVWARLLGFTLAFPPLALPGLPVLWRLGVAMSLSLFVTPLLPPDRPFSGGAWEWALTWAGEFTLGLGMGFVAGLVFQALRVAGQLMGLQMGFGMAELLTLGGVPETMLAEFFFLLGTVLFFTTDAYQYLIEALVRSYEVLPLGGAAVKGGAIWLTVKLVGGMLATALQLAAPVLAVTVLIDASLGLLVRMVPQINVFMLGFPLKIGASLLLLGLLATTLGTVIGRLLQEVAHNLLLLTRGLS encoded by the coding sequence ATGCCAGAAGCCCTGGCTGAGCTTTATCTCCTTTACCTCCTGGTCTGGGCCCGCCTTCTGGGGTTCACCCTGGCCTTTCCCCCTCTGGCCCTGCCCGGTTTGCCGGTGCTCTGGCGCCTGGGGGTGGCCATGAGCCTCTCCCTCTTCGTCACCCCCCTTTTGCCGCCGGACCGCCCTTTTTCGGGCGGGGCGTGGGAGTGGGCCCTGACCTGGGCGGGGGAGTTCACTTTAGGCTTAGGGATGGGCTTCGTGGCCGGGCTTGTCTTTCAGGCCCTGCGGGTTGCTGGCCAGCTCATGGGGCTGCAGATGGGTTTCGGAATGGCGGAGCTTTTGACCCTGGGGGGCGTACCGGAGACTATGCTGGCAGAATTCTTCTTTCTTCTGGGGACGGTTCTCTTCTTCACCACCGACGCCTACCAATACCTGATCGAGGCACTGGTGCGCAGCTACGAGGTACTGCCCCTGGGGGGTGCGGCGGTTAAGGGAGGGGCGATTTGGCTTACGGTGAAGCTCGTGGGCGGCATGCTGGCGACGGCTTTGCAGCTGGCGGCGCCCGTACTGGCGGTGACGGTGCTCATCGACGCCTCTTTGGGGTTGCTTGTGCGCATGGTGCCTCAGATTAACGTCTTCATGCTCGGCTTCCCCCTCAAGATCGGTGCTTCCCTTCTGCTCCTCGGGCTGCTGGCCACCACGCTCGGCACGGTCATCGGGAGGCTTTTGCAGGAAGTGGCGCATAATTTGCTGTTGCTCACCAGGGGGTTGAGCTAG
- a CDS encoding flagellar biosynthetic protein FliQ yields MSQAMALDLVTKAFFLVLLLAGPALLVSALVGLVVGILQATTQIQDQMISFVPKIVAVFLTLALCFPLFLRLMISFTQEIMARFAGMTGG; encoded by the coding sequence ATGTCGCAGGCCATGGCCCTTGATCTGGTAACCAAGGCCTTTTTCTTAGTCCTGCTCCTGGCGGGACCGGCACTTCTGGTCAGCGCCCTGGTGGGGCTGGTGGTGGGCATTCTTCAGGCCACCACCCAGATCCAGGACCAGATGATCTCCTTCGTGCCCAAGATAGTGGCTGTGTTTCTCACCTTAGCCCTCTGCTTTCCTCTCTTCCTGCGGTTGATGATCAGCTTCACCCAGGAGATCATGGCCCGCTTCGCCGGGATGACGGGAGGCTGA
- the fliP gene encoding flagellar type III secretion system pore protein FliP (The bacterial flagellar biogenesis protein FliP forms a type III secretion system (T3SS)-type pore required for flagellar assembly.): protein MPPISISIGGTGSPAQVIDAVKILLLLTVLSLVPAILILMTSFTRIVIVLSLLRSALGTHQAPPNQVLVGLALFLTVFIMAPVYERINQEAIRPYLANQITRQEAQVRGLRPLKEFMLRQVREKDLALFVNLAHLPQPVNKEELPLRVIIPAFLISELKTAFAMGFLLYLPFLVIDMVVASVLMSMGMFMLPPVMISLPFKLLLFVLVDGWYLVVKSLVESFH from the coding sequence GTGCCTCCGATTAGCATCAGCATTGGCGGGACGGGTAGTCCCGCCCAGGTGATCGACGCGGTGAAGATACTACTTCTGCTTACCGTGCTCTCTTTGGTGCCGGCCATTCTCATCCTCATGACCTCCTTCACCCGCATCGTGATCGTGCTTTCGCTTCTGCGTAGCGCTTTAGGCACCCACCAGGCCCCTCCCAACCAGGTGCTGGTGGGGCTGGCCCTTTTCCTCACCGTCTTCATCATGGCCCCGGTTTACGAGCGCATAAATCAGGAGGCGATAAGACCTTACTTAGCCAACCAGATAACTCGCCAGGAAGCGCAGGTGAGGGGGCTCAGGCCCTTGAAAGAGTTCATGCTCCGGCAGGTGCGGGAGAAGGACCTGGCTTTGTTTGTTAACCTGGCCCATCTCCCCCAGCCGGTCAACAAAGAGGAGCTCCCCTTGCGGGTGATAATCCCCGCCTTCCTCATAAGCGAGCTCAAGACGGCCTTCGCCATGGGCTTCCTCCTTTATCTGCCCTTCCTGGTAATCGACATGGTGGTGGCTAGCGTTCTTATGTCCATGGGCATGTTCATGCTGCCGCCCGTGATGATTTCACTTCCGTTTAAGCTTCTGCTCTTCGTGCTGGTGGACGGCTGGTATCTGGTGGTCAAGTCTCTGGTGGAGAGCTTTCACTAG
- the fliO gene encoding flagellar biosynthetic protein FliO, giving the protein MDKELLWALLKLIIFLPLVLGLLYLTLRYGLGRRFLPGRGQHLEVVEQIPLGPKAVLSLVRVGERYYLIGHGEGAVTLLKELEGKFTAAPAEPFPSPLNHWLRRFQEGKKRASD; this is encoded by the coding sequence GTGGATAAGGAGCTCCTGTGGGCCTTGCTCAAGCTCATAATCTTCCTTCCTTTGGTGCTGGGCCTGCTCTACCTGACGCTGCGCTACGGCCTGGGGCGTCGTTTCCTTCCCGGCCGGGGACAGCACCTGGAGGTGGTGGAGCAGATACCTCTGGGGCCCAAGGCGGTTCTGAGCCTGGTACGGGTGGGGGAGCGCTATTATCTCATCGGGCACGGCGAGGGAGCGGTCACCCTGCTCAAGGAGCTGGAGGGGAAGTTCACGGCGGCGCCGGCGGAGCCCTTTCCCTCCCCGCTCAACCATTGGCTGAGGCGCTTCCAGGAGGGGAAGAAGCGTGCCTCCGATTAG
- a CDS encoding FliM/FliN family flagellar motor switch protein, producing the protein MQAKISKVVFSPFSTEKAWEPKATTALELLHGVTLEVTALLGEATLTVQELLELREGSVIRLDRVAGEAVDLLLDGQKFGRGEVMVLNERFVVRVLQVFPPQELKGEGGEEKSG; encoded by the coding sequence ATGCAGGCCAAGATCTCTAAGGTAGTCTTTTCTCCCTTCTCGACAGAGAAGGCGTGGGAGCCGAAGGCCACCACGGCTTTAGAGCTCTTGCACGGGGTCACCCTGGAGGTGACGGCGCTTTTGGGGGAGGCCACCCTCACCGTTCAAGAGCTTCTGGAGCTGCGGGAAGGGTCAGTTATACGCCTGGACCGGGTGGCGGGGGAGGCGGTGGATCTGCTGCTCGACGGCCAGAAGTTCGGGCGCGGGGAGGTTATGGTTCTGAACGAGCGCTTTGTGGTGCGGGTGCTGCAGGTCTTCCCTCCCCAGGAGCTTAAAGGCGAAGGCGGGGAGGAAAAGAGTGGATAA
- a CDS encoding flagellar basal body-associated FliL family protein, giving the protein MAEKGKKSKLVLILLLLLVLAGVSGGGIFLGVKLAGGKKPAQPPPPPPLKTVSLDSIVVNLADGDTNHYLRVTVVLAVPADEKLAKEIEGKKFELRDLIIQLLRHKTFAEVMKPDYPTKLKEELKQKINAYLGGDKVKEIYFTEYLAQ; this is encoded by the coding sequence TTGGCGGAGAAGGGTAAGAAGAGCAAGCTGGTATTGATCCTTCTCCTGTTGCTGGTGCTGGCGGGGGTAAGCGGGGGAGGGATCTTTCTGGGAGTGAAGCTGGCCGGAGGAAAGAAGCCTGCCCAGCCGCCTCCCCCTCCCCCGCTCAAGACTGTGTCGCTCGATAGCATCGTGGTCAACCTGGCGGACGGCGACACCAACCACTACCTGCGGGTGACGGTGGTACTGGCCGTTCCTGCCGACGAGAAGCTGGCGAAGGAAATCGAGGGTAAAAAGTTCGAACTGCGCGACCTCATAATCCAGCTCTTGCGGCACAAGACTTTTGCCGAGGTGATGAAGCCCGACTACCCGACCAAACTCAAGGAGGAGCTCAAGCAGAAGATCAACGCTTACCTGGGCGGGGATAAGGTGAAAGAGATTTACTTCACCGAGTATCTGGCCCAGTAG
- a CDS encoding flagellar hook-basal body complex protein: MLRSLFSGVSGLRVHQIRMDVIANNIANINTTGFKAARANFQDILSQTLGRSAVNTTQVGLGVSLAAIDNIMTQGALQTTGRALDLAIEGNGFFVVKPVDSSGNSVNHPLYTRDGTFYIDKSGYIVNAQGYRLQSTSNDNIQIADPDKIVSISIGSDGVISVVKSDGTKITYNIGLVTFKNPESLQRVGANLWDVTPNVTDPATPTPGAPGTDGRGYIRSGFLEMSNVDLAQEFTNMIITQRGYQANARVITTSDELLRELVDLKR, encoded by the coding sequence GTGCTGCGCTCGCTTTTCTCTGGCGTTTCCGGGCTGAGAGTGCACCAAATCCGCATGGACGTCATCGCCAACAATATCGCTAACATCAACACCACGGGCTTCAAGGCAGCCAGGGCCAACTTCCAGGATATTCTTTCCCAGACCCTAGGACGCTCGGCGGTCAATACCACCCAGGTGGGCCTGGGTGTGAGCCTGGCAGCTATCGACAACATCATGACCCAGGGGGCGCTCCAGACCACCGGCCGGGCTCTGGATTTGGCCATTGAAGGGAACGGGTTTTTTGTGGTCAAGCCGGTCGATAGTAGCGGCAACTCTGTTAACCACCCATTATACACCCGTGACGGCACTTTCTACATAGATAAAAGTGGCTACATAGTCAATGCTCAAGGATATAGGCTGCAATCTACAAGTAACGATAATATTCAAATCGCTGACCCAGATAAGATTGTTAGCATCAGTATAGGTTCTGACGGTGTAATATCGGTAGTGAAAAGTGATGGTACAAAAATTACATATAACATTGGGCTAGTTACCTTTAAAAACCCGGAAAGTCTTCAGCGGGTGGGAGCTAATCTATGGGACGTAACGCCCAACGTTACTGATCCCGCTACTCCTACTCCAGGGGCGCCGGGAACGGACGGGCGTGGGTATATCCGCTCCGGTTTCCTGGAGATGTCCAACGTGGACCTGGCGCAGGAGTTCACCAACATGATCATCACCCAGCGGGGCTACCAGGCCAACGCCCGGGTGATTACCACATCCGACGAGCTCCTGCGGGAGCTGGTAGACCTCAAACGCTAA
- a CDS encoding flagellar hook capping FlgD N-terminal domain-containing protein: MDVSTLMAPTAGTSAASTTEAASSLFRWSKDTFLKILVAQLSHPDPFSPPKPETIISEMSNLALLEQMMRLTSSLDSFSRWLELGQGASLVGKRVTVEADGSAVTGTVEKVRLEDGKIRLVIDGREYPLAAVKEVW, encoded by the coding sequence ATGGATGTGAGCACCCTCATGGCTCCTACGGCAGGTACAAGCGCGGCGAGCACGACCGAGGCGGCAAGTTCCCTTTTCCGCTGGAGCAAGGATACCTTCCTCAAGATCCTGGTAGCCCAACTCAGCCACCCCGATCCCTTCTCGCCGCCCAAGCCGGAGACCATCATTTCGGAGATGTCTAACCTGGCCCTGCTGGAGCAGATGATGCGCCTGACTTCCAGCCTGGACAGCTTCAGCAGGTGGCTGGAGCTGGGCCAGGGGGCCAGCTTAGTGGGAAAGAGGGTGACGGTAGAAGCAGACGGTTCGGCGGTGACGGGAACGGTGGAAAAAGTCCGTCTGGAGGACGGAAAGATTCGCCTGGTGATCGACGGCCGGGAGTATCCTCTGGCGGCGGTAAAGGAAGTCTGGTAA
- a CDS encoding flagellar hook-length control protein FliK, which translates to MATPPITASSFPEPGLSLQLPTGGKGGEDFASLLSALLLALFFPGLPAMNFQAGELAPVGEDKPADFLSPAFAGEKKLPTGNVIQQPPAEPKTCILGFSFQGAPQGFPGARELGPHIAGSSLKGALQSFLQEKPAAEETELSADKVPAPNCPLQPEATTAPVLKLLDSQLPPLKSNLAPFSLPSLQPQPKELYAAAPVTPSPAAEEGSKTQDLPGAVKEVGRVEKQSSSWAGFPTLGGAVERVVLDKPCELHQLPQRLTQEIVTHVTSWRREGETLQLELKLEPPELGRIVAHLTFAKGNLRLHFWAPEAGIREIILHTLPELQQQLMRVGVELGEVAVLVGTGSGDLPREGSEPNRPPSPRALAFELTRREEEQEKGLSYWA; encoded by the coding sequence ATGGCTACGCCGCCCATCACAGCCAGCAGTTTCCCGGAACCGGGCCTGAGCCTCCAGCTCCCTACCGGAGGCAAGGGAGGAGAGGATTTCGCCTCTCTGCTCTCCGCCCTTTTGCTGGCCCTCTTCTTCCCGGGCCTCCCGGCGATGAACTTCCAGGCAGGTGAGCTGGCGCCGGTCGGAGAGGACAAGCCTGCTGACTTCTTATCCCCGGCTTTTGCCGGAGAGAAGAAGCTGCCAACAGGAAATGTGATCCAGCAACCCCCAGCAGAGCCTAAAACCTGCATTCTCGGCTTCTCCTTCCAAGGGGCGCCGCAGGGTTTCCCCGGAGCAAGAGAGCTTGGGCCCCACATTGCCGGCTCTTCTCTCAAGGGCGCGCTGCAAAGCTTCCTGCAAGAAAAGCCTGCAGCGGAAGAAACCGAACTTTCTGCCGACAAGGTTCCGGCCCCAAATTGCCCCCTACAGCCTGAAGCCACTACCGCACCGGTTTTGAAGCTCCTGGATTCCCAACTACCGCCGCTGAAGTCTAATCTCGCACCTTTCAGCTTGCCCAGCCTTCAGCCTCAGCCGAAAGAACTCTATGCTGCCGCTCCTGTGACTCCTTCCCCGGCGGCAGAGGAGGGGAGTAAGACACAAGATCTGCCGGGGGCCGTGAAGGAAGTGGGGCGGGTGGAAAAGCAGTCCAGCTCTTGGGCCGGGTTCCCTACTTTAGGCGGCGCAGTGGAAAGGGTAGTATTGGACAAGCCCTGCGAACTTCACCAGCTTCCTCAGAGGCTTACCCAGGAGATAGTGACTCATGTTACCTCCTGGCGACGGGAGGGGGAGACCCTGCAGCTGGAGCTCAAGCTTGAGCCTCCAGAGCTCGGACGGATTGTGGCGCACCTCACCTTCGCGAAAGGGAACCTCAGGCTTCACTTCTGGGCGCCGGAGGCGGGGATAAGGGAGATCATCCTGCACACTCTGCCGGAGCTCCAACAACAGCTTATGCGAGTGGGGGTGGAGCTGGGCGAGGTGGCGGTGCTGGTGGGAACGGGCAGCGGAGATCTGCCGCGGGAAGGGAGCGAGCCGAACCGGCCCCCAAGCCCGAGGGCTTTGGCCTTCGAGCTGACCCGGCGGGAGGAAGAGCAGGAAAAAGGGCTCAGTTACTGGGCTTGA
- a CDS encoding flagellar export protein FliJ, whose amino-acid sequence MGRFVFRLEAVLRLRAAKEEREISELAQLKRRAQEEEARFSQLMDLYEASQEETGGDWWERWLGSCYREALRREVRRAAQAVAEARQAEERQRENVLSARKERLTVEKLKERRYAAFLAEEALKESRLLDEVGCLSFNHRFQEERR is encoded by the coding sequence TTGGGGCGCTTCGTTTTCCGGCTGGAAGCTGTCCTGCGCCTGCGGGCGGCCAAGGAAGAAAGGGAGATTTCGGAACTGGCTCAGCTCAAACGCCGGGCGCAGGAGGAGGAAGCCAGGTTTAGCCAGTTGATGGACCTCTACGAAGCTTCTCAGGAGGAGACGGGGGGAGACTGGTGGGAGCGATGGCTAGGGTCCTGCTACCGGGAGGCCCTGCGCCGAGAGGTACGCCGGGCCGCTCAGGCCGTGGCGGAGGCCCGGCAGGCCGAGGAGCGGCAGCGGGAAAACGTGCTTTCGGCCCGTAAGGAGCGGTTGACGGTGGAAAAGCTCAAGGAGCGCCGCTACGCGGCTTTCCTGGCGGAGGAGGCGCTGAAGGAGAGCCGCTTGCTAGATGAGGTCGGCTGCCTCTCCTTCAACCACCGTTTTCAGGAGGAAAGGAGGTGA